The Flavobacteriales bacterium genome contains a region encoding:
- a CDS encoding toxin-antitoxin system YwqK family antitoxin, with the protein MYKIIMCLFISAVALAQNVTDEQGRKQGKWSQNHDNGQLRYEGSFVDDNPSGIFLYYTERGVLKANLEYFNEGESASARLYHANGKVQAVGLYQNELKEQLWKYYDNREKLIREENYKNGKLEGQTILYYPDGNVLEKSTYVADKKDGKSLQYYRNGQLKLSANYKADKLEGSYTLYNSAGVKKYSGKYLNDIKDGIWKYYKDDKSFDYQIEYINGISQGRQDG; encoded by the coding sequence ATGTATAAAATTATAATGTGTTTGTTTATTTCTGCAGTAGCATTGGCGCAAAATGTGACCGATGAGCAGGGTAGAAAGCAGGGCAAGTGGTCACAAAATCACGACAACGGACAATTGCGCTATGAAGGTAGCTTTGTAGATGATAATCCTTCAGGTATATTTTTGTACTATACAGAACGAGGTGTTCTCAAGGCCAATTTGGAATATTTTAATGAAGGTGAATCGGCTTCGGCACGTTTGTATCATGCCAATGGTAAAGTACAAGCGGTAGGACTTTACCAAAATGAGCTGAAAGAACAATTGTGGAAGTACTATGACAATAGAGAAAAGCTCATAAGAGAGGAAAATTATAAAAATGGTAAGTTGGAAGGTCAGACTATCTTATACTATCCTGATGGAAATGTATTAGAAAAGAGTACCTATGTAGCAGATAAAAAAGATGGCAAGAGTTTGCAATACTATAGAAACGGACAATTAAAGTTAAGTGCAAACTATAAAGCTGACAAATTGGAGGGCAGTTACACCCTTTACAATTCGGCAGGTGTCAAAAAATACAGTGGTAAATACTTAAACGACATCAAAGACGGCATTTGGAAGTATTACAAAGACGATAAATCTTTTGACTATCAGATAGAATACATCAACGGCATATCACAAGGTAGACAAGATGGATAA
- the plsY gene encoding glycerol-3-phosphate 1-O-acyltransferase PlsY — protein MLTGSNIVFLILSYLIGSVPFSIIAGKLLKGIDVREYGSGNAGATNTFRVLGKTAGIPVLLLDILKGYLAVNLVWYTSYVPSTEIYINLQLTFGIAAVLGHVFPVYVGFRGGKGVATLLGFMLAVFPEAALISIVVFVLTLLFSKYVSLSSIFAGLFFPFGVYYLSVTLVPTMMIFAVFVPILLIATHQRNIERLVRGDENKVSLKKKK, from the coding sequence ATGCTTACAGGCTCAAATATTGTTTTTCTAATACTTTCCTATCTAATAGGTTCAGTGCCTTTTAGCATTATAGCAGGTAAGCTATTGAAGGGTATTGATGTCAGAGAATACGGTAGTGGTAATGCTGGAGCAACCAATACCTTTAGGGTACTTGGAAAAACTGCTGGAATACCAGTTTTACTACTTGATATTCTCAAAGGCTATCTAGCCGTCAATTTGGTGTGGTACACTTCCTATGTGCCATCTACCGAGATATACATCAACTTACAACTTACTTTTGGTATAGCGGCAGTTTTGGGGCATGTTTTTCCTGTTTATGTGGGCTTTAGAGGAGGTAAGGGAGTAGCTACACTTTTAGGCTTTATGCTCGCTGTATTTCCAGAGGCAGCACTCATATCCATCGTTGTATTTGTATTGACATTACTCTTTTCAAAATACGTTTCTTTGAGTTCTATTTTTGCGGGTTTATTCTTTCCGTTTGGAGTGTATTATCTTTCAGTAACTTTAGTGCCTACTATGATGATTTTTGCGGTATTTGTGCCAATACTACTCATAGCTACCCATCAAAGAAATATAGAACGCTTGGTGCGAGGCGATGAAAATAAGGTCAGTTTAAAGAAGAAGAAATAA